The Meriones unguiculatus strain TT.TT164.6M chromosome 1, Bangor_MerUng_6.1, whole genome shotgun sequence genome has a segment encoding these proteins:
- the LOC110558545 gene encoding cytochrome P450 1A1: MPSMYGLPAFMSATELLLAVTIFCLGFWVVRVSRTRVPKGLKSPPGPWGWPFIGNILTLGKNPHLSLTKLSKQYGDVLQIHIGSTPVVVLSGLHTIRQALVRQGDDFKGRPDLYSFNFISNGQSLTFNPDSGPVWAARRRLAQNALKSFSIASDPTSASSCYLEEHVSKEAEYLISKFQKLMAEVGHFDPYKYLVVSVANVICAMCFSQRYDHDNQELLSIINLSNEFGEVTGSGYPADFIPVLRYLPNSSLDVFKDLNKNFYSFVKKLIKEHYRTFEKGHIRDVTDSLIEHCQDKTLDENANVQLSDDKIIAIVFDLFGAGFDTVTTAISWSLMYLVTNPRVQRKIQEELDTVIGRDRLPRLSDRPQLPYLEAFILETFRHSSFVPFTIPHSTTRDTSLCGFYIPKGRCVFVNQWQVNHDQELWGDPNEFRPERFLTSSGTLDKVLSEKIMLFGLGKRKCIGETIGRWEVFLFLAILLQQIEFRVLPGEKVDMTPIYGLTLKYARCEHFQVKMRSSEPQHL; encoded by the exons ATGCCTTCTATGTATGGGCTCCCAGCCTTCATGTCCGCCACAGAGCTGCTCCTGGCCGTCACCATATTCTGCCTCGGATTCTGGGTGGTCAGAGTGTCAAGAACCCGGGTCCCCAAAGGTCTGAAGAGCCCACCCGGACCCTGGGGCTGGCCCTTCATTGGGAACATATTGACCCTGGGGAAGAACCCACACCTGTCACTGACAAAACTGAGCAAACAGTATGGGGATGTACTGCAGATCCACATTGGCTCCACACCTGTGGTGGTGCTGAGCGGCCTCCACACCATCCGGCAGGCCCTGGTGCGGCAGGGGGATGACTTCAAGGGCCGGCCAGACCTCTACAGTTTTAATTTCATCAGTAATGGCCAGAGCCTGACCTTCAATCCAGACTCTGGACCAGTGTGGGCTGCCCGTCGGCGCCTGGCCCAGAACGCCCTGAAGAGTTTCTCCATAGCCTCAGACCCGACATCAGCATCCTCTTGTTACTTGGAGGAGCACGTGAGCAAAGAGGCTGAATATCTAATCAGCAAGTTTCAGAAGCTGATGGCCGAGGTTGGCCACTTTGATCCTTACAAATATTTGGTAGTGTCAGTGGCCAATGTCATCTGTGCCATGTGCTTTAGCCAACGTTATGaccatgacaaccaagagctgctgaGCATAATCAATCTGAGCAATGAGTTTGGGGAGGTCACTGGCTCTGGATACCCTGCTGACTTCATCCCTGTCCTTCGCTACCTGCCTAACTCCTCTCTGGATGTCTTCAAGGACTTGAATAAGAATTTCTACAGCTTCGTAAAGAAGTTAATCAAGGAGCATTACAGGACATTTGAGAAG GGCCACATCCGGGATGTCACAGACAGCCTCATTGAGCACTGTCAAGACAAGACGCTGGACGAGAATGCCAATGTGCAGCTGTCAGACGATAAGATCATCGCGATTGTTTTTGACCTCTTTGGAGCTG GGTTTGACACAGTCACAACTGCTATCTCTTGGAGCCTCATGTACCTGGTGACAAACCCTAGGGTACAGAGAAAAATTCAGGAGGAACTAG ACACAGTGATTGGCAGGGATCGGCTGCCTCGGCTTTCCGACAGACCTCAGCTGCCCTATTTGGAGGCCTtcatcctagagaccttccgaCACTCATCCTTCGTCCCCTTCACCATCCCCCACAG caccacaagAGATACCAGTCTGTGTGGTTTCTATATTCCCAAGGGGCGCTGTGTCTTTGTGAACCAGTGGCAGGTTAACCATGACCA GGAGCTGTGGGGTGACCCAAACGAGTTCCGGCCTGAAAGGTTTCTCACCTCCAGTGGCACTCTGGACAAGGTCCTGAGTGAGAAGATCATGCTCTTTGGTTTGGGTAAGCGGAAGTGCATCGGGGAGACCATTGGCCGGTGGGAGGTCTTTCTCTTCCTGGCGATCTTGTTGCAGCAAATAGAATTCCGAGTGTTGCCGGGTGAGAAGGTGGATATGACCCCTATCTATGGACTGACTTTAAAGTATGCCCGCTGTGAGCACTTCCAAGTGAAGATGCGCTCTTCTGAGCCTCAGCATCTCTAA